The genomic DNA GCTTGAGAGTGCCAGGCAGGCAAGAGAGCCAATTCTCAAGGTGGAAAGGCTGCCTGGAGATTAGCTAAGCAGTGAAGGAATAAGCAGGTTACTCTGCTGCTTTCAGAGACTCAAAGACAAAAGCCTTTTGCTCCCTCTTTGGGAGATGACTGACAGGAAATTAGACACTCTTTATttaccagaaaataaaatgtggccaTCCCTTACTCAGTTGTTTTTCTAGAATCTCACAGAGTCATCTGTGTCTTTGAAGGCGGTAGTGTACAGGAGTAAACTGATTGACAGCAGTGAGCTTACTTATGGGGCTACAGCACAAGCAAATATCTTCCCAGGTcactgtctcctgattttttaacagTCCCCTTACAGCAACCCAATCCTCCCATTTCATCTTCCAATAAACTCTGGGCTCTATATGTTTCTTATGCAGCCTCTCTATCTAGCTGAAGTTTAGAGAACAGATATCCACTAATCAAAATGTCTTTGTGGTGCAAACTCAATGGCATACTTGATGGTCTGGGTTGGTCATTTGAAGTGCACATAGGAAGCTTAAGGACTGTGTTCAAGGGCAGAGTTTGATGGTCCATGTAGAAAATATATTATCAGATTATAAGATTTAAGCATGATTAATAACATATTTTCCAATTGTTGGTTGTGTTCTACACATGTAAATTTTGTATAAACTGCAggtatagaaaacaaaatgtatggCAGTTTTAGTGGTTATTATTGTTTGACTGAGTGAGACTATTTGGAGGTTTGGTTGCCCTAAAAATACAACACTGGCAATTATAGCCATGTGTTGACTGTGGTATGATttaaacacaaataatttttcaagtaaTCAccattgaaaaatgttttctttttattttttagattatttctctttattcagAAGCATACAGTTGTTTGCTGATTGCAAGAAGATGTTTCTTTGGCTGTTTCTGATTTTGTCAGCCCTGATTTCTTCGACAAATGCAGATTCTGACATATCGGTGGAAATTTGCAATGTGTGCTCCTGCGTTTCAGTTGAGAATGTACTCTATGTCAACTGTGAGAAGGTTTCAGTCTACAGACCAAATCAGCTGAAACCACCTTGGTCTAATTTTTATCACCTCAatttccaaaacaattttttaaatattctgtatccAAATACATTCTTGAATTTTTCACATGCAGTATCCCTGCATCTGGGAAATAATAAACTGCAGAACATTGAGGGAGGAGCCTTTCTTGGGCTCAGTGCATTAAAGCAGTTGCACTTGAACAACAATGAATTAAAGATTCTCCGAGCTGACACTTTCCTTGGCATAGAGAACTTGGAGTATCTCCAGGCTGACTACaatttaatcaaatatattgAACGAGGAGCCTTCAATAAGCTCCACAAACTGAAAGTTCTTATTCTTAATGACAATCTGATTTCATTCCTTCCTGATAATATTTTCCGATTTGCATCTTTGACCCATCTGGATATACGAGGGAACAGAATCCAGAAGCTCCCTTATATCGGAGTTCTGGAACACATTGGCCGTGTCGTTGAACTGCAACTAGAAGATAACCCTTGGAACTGTAGCTGTGATTTGTTGCCTTTAAAAGCTTGGCTGGAAAACATGCCATATAACATTTACATAGGAGAAGCTATCTGTGAAACTCCCAGTGACTTATATGGAaggcttttaaaagaaaccaacaaacaaGAATTATGCCCCATGGGCACTGGCAGTGATTTTGATGTGCGCATCCTGCCTCCATCTCAGCTGGAAAATGGCTACACCACTCCCAATGGTCACACTACCCAAACATCTTTACACAGATTAGTAACTAAACCACCAAAAACAACAAATCCTTCCAAGATCTCTGGAATTGTGGCAGGCAAAGCACTCTCCAATCGCAATCTCAGTCAGATTGTGTCTTACCAAACAAGGGTGCCTCCTCTAACACCTTGCCCGGCCCCTTGCTTCTGCAAAACACATCCTTCAGATTTGGGACTGAGTGTGAACTgccaagagaaaaatatacagtCTATGTCTGAATTGATACCAAAACCTTTAAATGCCAAGAAGCTGCATGTCAATGGCAATAGCATCAAGGACGTGGACATGTCAGACTTCACTGACTTTGAAGGACTGGATTTGCTTCATTTAGGCAGCAATCAAATTACAGTGATTAAGGGAGACGTATTTCACAATCTTACTAATTTACGCAGGCTATATCTCAATGGCAATCAAATTGAAAGACTCTCTCCTGAAATATTTTCAGGTCTTCATAATCTGCAGTATCTGTATTTGGAATACAATTTGATTAAGGAAATTTTAGCAGGCACTTTTGACTCGATGCCAAATTTGCAGTTACTGTACTTAAACAATAATCTCCTAAAGAGCCTGCCTGTTTACATTTTCTCTGGAGCACCCTTAGCTAGACTGAACCTGAGGAACAATAAATTCATGTACCTACCTGTCAGTGGGGTCCTTGATCAGTTGCAGTCTCTTACACAGATTGACTTGGAGGGCAACCCATGGGACTGTACTTGTGACTTGGTAGCATTAAAGCTGTGGCTGGAGAAGTTGAGTGATGGGATTGTtgtaaaagaactgaaatgtGAGACGCCTGTTCAGTTTGCCAACATTGAACTGAAGTCCCTCAAAAATGAAATCTTATGTCCCAAACTTTTAAATAAGCCGTCTGCACCATTCACGAGCCCGGCACCTGCCATTACATTCACCACTCCTTTAGGTCCCATTCGAAGTCCTCCTGGTGGCCCAGTGCCTCTGTCTATTTTAATCTTAAGTATCTTAGTGGTTCTCATTTTAACTGTGTTTGTTGCtttttgccttcttgtttttGTTCTGCGACGCAACAAGAAACCCACAGTAAAGCACGAAGGCCTGGGGAATCCTGAATGTGGCTCCATGCAGCTGCAGCTAAGGAAGCATGACCACAAAACCAGTAAAAAGGATGGACTGAGCACAGAAGCTTTCATTCCACAAACTATAGAACAAATGAGCAAGAGCCACACTTGTGGCTTGAAAGAGTCAGAAACTGGGTTCATGTTTTCAGATCCTCCAGGACAGAAAGTTGTTATGAGAAATGTGGCTGACAAGGAGAAAGATTTATTACATGTGGATACCAGGAAGAGACTGAGCACAATTGATGAGCTGGATGAATTATTCCCTAGCAGGGAttccaatgtgtttattcagaattttcttgaaagcaaaaaagaatataatagcATAGGTGTCAGTGGTTTTGAGATCCGCTATCCAGAAAAACAAccagacaaaaaaaataagaagtcacTGATAGGTGGCAACCACAGTAAAATTGTCGTGGAACAAAGGAAGAGTGAGTATTTTGAACTGAAGGCAAAACTGCAGAGTTCCCCTGACTACCTACAGGTCCTCGAGGAGCAAACAGCTTTGAACAAGATCTAGGTCATATAATTTTACTTCATACAAAGGACATTTATTTAATGATGAAAGTGCCTTTTGTTGACTTCTAACTTCCAAATACTATATTATCAATAGGCATAGAGGCAGGTGTTTCCAAGGGTATCTCATTAACTGTAGCTGCAAAGATGTGTCAAGTAGAAGAGAATTTGTTTAATAGATTTTACTACATAAAACCTATACTGTGGAGTCCTGTGGGGATACTGCAAACTCTATTGCCAAAGGGATGCTTTATATACATAATACTGAATTTAACCTCAAGAGGCAAATCTGTTTTGTACCCCAATGCAAAACCTTCGTCTCTTTGTGCTTTGTAAAGCAAACTCAAGAGAACTGGTACAGATATTTGTACCTCAGCTGGGTCCTTTATCTTGCACGTAGATTAAATTGGTGGAACTGGAATAATC from Saimiri boliviensis isolate mSaiBol1 chromosome X, mSaiBol1.pri, whole genome shotgun sequence includes the following:
- the SLITRK4 gene encoding SLIT and NTRK-like protein 4, giving the protein MFLWLFLILSALISSTNADSDISVEICNVCSCVSVENVLYVNCEKVSVYRPNQLKPPWSNFYHLNFQNNFLNILYPNTFLNFSHAVSLHLGNNKLQNIEGGAFLGLSALKQLHLNNNELKILRADTFLGIENLEYLQADYNLIKYIERGAFNKLHKLKVLILNDNLISFLPDNIFRFASLTHLDIRGNRIQKLPYIGVLEHIGRVVELQLEDNPWNCSCDLLPLKAWLENMPYNIYIGEAICETPSDLYGRLLKETNKQELCPMGTGSDFDVRILPPSQLENGYTTPNGHTTQTSLHRLVTKPPKTTNPSKISGIVAGKALSNRNLSQIVSYQTRVPPLTPCPAPCFCKTHPSDLGLSVNCQEKNIQSMSELIPKPLNAKKLHVNGNSIKDVDMSDFTDFEGLDLLHLGSNQITVIKGDVFHNLTNLRRLYLNGNQIERLSPEIFSGLHNLQYLYLEYNLIKEILAGTFDSMPNLQLLYLNNNLLKSLPVYIFSGAPLARLNLRNNKFMYLPVSGVLDQLQSLTQIDLEGNPWDCTCDLVALKLWLEKLSDGIVVKELKCETPVQFANIELKSLKNEILCPKLLNKPSAPFTSPAPAITFTTPLGPIRSPPGGPVPLSILILSILVVLILTVFVAFCLLVFVLRRNKKPTVKHEGLGNPECGSMQLQLRKHDHKTSKKDGLSTEAFIPQTIEQMSKSHTCGLKESETGFMFSDPPGQKVVMRNVADKEKDLLHVDTRKRLSTIDELDELFPSRDSNVFIQNFLESKKEYNSIGVSGFEIRYPEKQPDKKNKKSLIGGNHSKIVVEQRKSEYFELKAKLQSSPDYLQVLEEQTALNKI